Proteins encoded together in one Caldilineales bacterium window:
- a CDS encoding methyltransferase domain-containing protein — MKPVATIRQHFNDFAPRYDNHLTAFVGERELRQIRPLVPAGSLVLDYGCGTGRTTLDLLRRGCTVTAYDISTGMLDQAITKAARLNLTAEFISDPAQLSGREWPVITCIGVLDYYPEPGPLLELLKGYMAPGGLLVVTYPNAYSPWGWLYAAASRLTYPATPRTPQFAHQAARRAGFEVVALRHAYPALAPIGYTLVLCLRAASGGA; from the coding sequence ATGAAACCCGTCGCGACAATTCGCCAGCACTTCAATGACTTTGCTCCGCGCTATGACAACCACCTGACCGCGTTCGTAGGCGAGCGCGAGTTACGGCAAATCCGGCCTCTTGTTCCTGCCGGTTCGTTGGTTCTCGACTACGGTTGCGGAACAGGACGTACAACCCTTGACCTCCTCCGTCGGGGCTGCACCGTCACAGCCTATGACATCTCGACAGGGATGCTCGATCAGGCCATCACCAAGGCCGCTCGTCTGAACCTGACCGCCGAGTTCATTTCCGATCCTGCGCAGTTGTCAGGACGCGAGTGGCCGGTTATCACCTGTATCGGCGTCTTGGACTACTACCCTGAACCCGGCCCGTTGCTCGAATTGCTGAAAGGGTACATGGCGCCTGGCGGCCTTCTCGTCGTCACCTATCCCAATGCCTACAGCCCGTGGGGTTGGCTCTATGCCGCGGCCTCGCGCCTGACCTATCCGGCTACGCCGCGGACTCCCCAATTCGCCCACCAGGCGGCAAGACGAGCAGGGTTTGAGGTTGTTGCCCTCCGTCACGCTTATCCTGCCCTGGCGCCTATCGGCTACACCCTGGTGCTTTGTCTGCGGGCGGCGAGTGGCGGCGCCTAG
- the typA gene encoding translational GTPase TypA — MTPRTDLRNIAIIAHVDHGKTTLVDGLLRQARVFRANQQVAERVLDSNDLERERGITILAKNTAISIWDETAGQQVKINIVDTPGHADFGGEVERVLNMVDGVLLLVDAAEGPMPQTRFVLKKALDLGHRAIVVINKVDRRDAEPDRVLNETFDLFIELGASDEQADFPVIYAVATEGRAGLTSALGPDLQPLFDAILRHVPCPVVDVHAPLQMLVTTLGYDPYRGLTAVGRVFAGRIQARQAVARLLLDGETAPERVRYLYVHEGLEKVEVEMAEAGEIVAIAGLEGVAIGETLADPLNPIALPSIRVEAPTVRMTFGVNNSPFAGREGKWSTSRRLRERLYEELKHNVALRVEDTDSADSFLVSGRGELHLAILIETMRREGYEFHVSRPEVILRDGEDGEKLEPFEEVHIECPPDAVGVVVEMLGKRRGEMMNMEEESTGNIHLTYLAPTRGLLGFRYQFLTATRGSGTMHTLFHDYLSFAGPIASRSRGSLVAWETGPTTSNGLRNAEERGVLFVGPGVDVYQGQVVGEHQRPGDLDVNVCKRKHLDNIRSSTKELEERLTPPLVMSLDECMEYLADDELLEVTPISLRIRKRLLEKFDRDKAAKRMKEVLAG, encoded by the coding sequence ATGACCCCCCGCACCGACCTCCGCAATATCGCCATCATCGCCCACGTCGACCACGGCAAAACCACCCTGGTCGATGGTCTCCTGCGGCAGGCGCGCGTCTTCCGCGCCAACCAGCAGGTGGCCGAGCGCGTCCTCGATTCCAACGACCTGGAACGCGAGCGCGGCATCACCATCCTGGCCAAGAACACAGCCATCAGCATCTGGGACGAGACGGCGGGCCAGCAGGTCAAGATCAACATCGTCGATACGCCCGGCCATGCCGATTTCGGCGGCGAGGTGGAGCGGGTGCTGAACATGGTCGATGGCGTGCTGCTGTTGGTGGATGCGGCCGAAGGGCCGATGCCGCAAACTCGCTTTGTGCTCAAGAAGGCGCTCGATCTGGGGCATCGCGCCATCGTCGTCATCAACAAGGTCGACCGCCGCGATGCCGAACCCGACCGGGTGCTGAACGAGACCTTCGATCTGTTCATCGAACTCGGCGCCAGCGACGAACAGGCCGACTTCCCCGTGATCTATGCCGTGGCCACCGAAGGCCGGGCCGGGCTGACCTCCGCGCTCGGCCCCGACTTGCAGCCGCTCTTCGATGCCATCCTGCGCCATGTCCCCTGCCCGGTGGTCGATGTCCACGCCCCCTTGCAGATGCTGGTCACCACCCTCGGCTACGACCCCTACCGCGGGCTGACGGCGGTGGGACGCGTGTTTGCCGGGCGCATCCAGGCCAGGCAGGCGGTGGCCCGCCTCCTGCTCGACGGCGAGACGGCGCCGGAGCGCGTCCGCTATCTCTATGTGCACGAAGGGCTGGAAAAGGTGGAGGTCGAGATGGCAGAGGCGGGCGAGATCGTCGCCATCGCCGGGCTGGAAGGCGTCGCCATCGGCGAGACCCTGGCCGATCCCCTCAACCCCATCGCCCTGCCCAGCATCCGAGTCGAGGCGCCCACCGTGCGCATGACCTTTGGCGTCAATAACTCGCCCTTTGCCGGGCGCGAGGGCAAGTGGAGCACCTCGCGCCGGTTGCGCGAGCGGCTGTATGAAGAACTGAAACACAACGTGGCCCTGCGCGTGGAGGACACCGACAGCGCCGATTCGTTCCTGGTTTCGGGCCGGGGCGAACTGCATCTGGCCATCTTGATCGAGACCATGCGGCGCGAAGGCTACGAGTTCCATGTCTCGCGGCCCGAGGTCATCCTGCGCGATGGCGAGGATGGCGAGAAACTGGAGCCATTCGAGGAGGTGCACATCGAATGCCCGCCCGATGCTGTGGGCGTGGTGGTGGAGATGTTGGGCAAACGCCGGGGCGAGATGATGAACATGGAGGAGGAGTCCACCGGCAATATCCACCTCACCTATCTGGCGCCCACGCGCGGCCTGCTGGGGTTCCGCTACCAGTTCCTCACCGCCACCCGCGGCTCAGGCACGATGCACACGCTCTTCCATGATTATTTGTCTTTTGCCGGTCCCATCGCCTCGCGCAGCCGCGGCTCGTTGGTGGCCTGGGAGACGGGGCCGACCACCTCGAACGGGCTTCGCAACGCCGAAGAACGCGGGGTGCTGTTCGTCGGGCCGGGGGTCGATGTCTACCAGGGGCAGGTGGTGGGTGAGCACCAGCGGCCGGGCGATCTCGATGTCAATGTCTGCAAGCGCAAGCATCTGGACAACATCCGTAGTTCGACCAAAGAATTGGAGGAACGCCTGACCCCGCCCCTGGTGATGAGCCTGGACGAGTGCATGGAATATCTGGCCGACGACGAACTGCTGGAAGTGACCCCCATCAGCCTGCGCATCCGCAAACGGCTGCTGGAGAAGTTCGACCGCGATAAGGCGGCCAAGCGGATGAAAGAGGTGCTGGCGGGCTGA
- a CDS encoding flippase-like domain-containing protein: MKWFKVGLSLVAFAVVLYLFWPLVHEFRQVAHLFRTADWFWLAAAPGIHFASYCLLAALNFLLLRPFEGRIGFWRIVAVLPAIAFIEVAVPSAGASGLVMRAHLLKRSGYSAEASTFTAGMETFYLGLMMAMVAFSGLGYVLRREPLSSVQTFFLVAVALLAVILGGLVLWIGQHRTRAMTWAWRLARGWNRLLLALSPRIHRQPLTQSAIAARVDRFYDGLSHLRQARQAPFLLTAAGRVLLDVATLGVCFAAFHYKISPGMLLSGYGLMLLLSGLAALPGGLGLADASLAVIYARLGAPGAVAVAAALAYRLIAFWLIRFVGFLTWQVIENETRRDNSPALQ, encoded by the coding sequence ATGAAGTGGTTCAAAGTTGGCCTCAGCCTGGTGGCCTTTGCCGTGGTGCTCTACCTGTTCTGGCCGCTTGTGCATGAATTTCGGCAAGTAGCGCACCTATTCCGCACCGCCGATTGGTTCTGGCTGGCCGCGGCGCCAGGGATCCACTTTGCCTCGTATTGCCTTTTGGCGGCGCTCAATTTCCTCCTGCTGCGACCGTTCGAAGGGCGGATCGGCTTCTGGCGGATCGTGGCCGTGTTGCCTGCCATCGCCTTCATCGAGGTAGCTGTTCCCAGCGCCGGCGCCAGTGGCCTGGTCATGCGAGCGCATCTGTTGAAACGCAGCGGCTATTCGGCTGAGGCTTCGACCTTCACGGCAGGCATGGAAACGTTCTACCTGGGCCTGATGATGGCGATGGTCGCCTTCTCCGGGCTTGGTTACGTGCTTCGTCGGGAGCCGCTCAGCTCCGTGCAGACGTTCTTTCTCGTGGCGGTGGCGCTGCTGGCCGTCATTCTGGGCGGTCTAGTCCTGTGGATCGGCCAGCATCGCACTCGCGCCATGACCTGGGCGTGGCGACTGGCGCGAGGCTGGAATCGCCTTCTCCTCGCCCTGTCTCCCCGTATTCACCGCCAGCCCTTAACTCAGTCTGCCATCGCAGCTCGCGTCGATCGCTTTTATGATGGGCTATCGCACTTGCGCCAGGCGCGGCAAGCGCCCTTTTTGCTCACAGCCGCCGGACGCGTCCTCCTGGACGTCGCCACACTGGGCGTATGTTTTGCCGCCTTTCACTACAAGATTTCGCCCGGCATGTTGCTCAGCGGCTATGGTCTGATGCTCTTGCTCAGCGGCCTGGCTGCTTTGCCCGGTGGCCTGGGCCTGGCTGATGCCTCTTTGGCTGTGATCTACGCCCGGCTGGGTGCGCCGGGCGCCGTGGCTGTGGCTGCCGCCCTTGCCTACCGACTGATCGCTTTTTGGCTGATTCGCTTTGTTGGCTTCCTGACCTGGCAGGTCATCGAGAATGAAACCCGTCGCGACAATTCGCCAGCACTTCAATGA
- a CDS encoding DegV family protein yields MIRIVTDSTAGLSPEMARQYGIAVVPQVVIFGDEQFLELQELSAADFMARLQAARILPKTAAPSPGAFEAVYRPWVEAGDAILSIHPSADISGTMRGATAAAASFPGADLRLLDTRTIAGPLGRLVLLAAAMAAEGRQVDEIWQRLNELAPRARIYFLVDTLDYLQRGGRIGGAAALVGSLLQVKPILGLSDGRVVVVERQRTHSRALNRLKELVITAAARGEAAYLSVMDAGRPVLAQTLADELQATLDAPDVFSADLVPAIVTHTGPGALGVGFFLAEAA; encoded by the coding sequence ATGATCCGTATCGTCACCGATAGCACCGCCGGCCTGTCACCTGAGATGGCCCGACAGTACGGCATCGCCGTCGTGCCGCAGGTCGTCATCTTTGGGGACGAGCAGTTCCTGGAACTACAGGAATTGAGCGCCGCTGATTTCATGGCCCGCTTGCAGGCAGCTCGCATCCTCCCCAAGACGGCCGCCCCCTCGCCGGGCGCGTTCGAGGCCGTCTACCGGCCCTGGGTCGAAGCCGGCGACGCCATCCTCTCCATCCACCCTTCAGCCGACATCAGCGGCACCATGCGCGGGGCCACCGCCGCTGCGGCCTCGTTTCCGGGCGCCGACCTCCGCCTCCTCGACACCCGCACCATCGCCGGCCCGTTGGGGCGGTTGGTGTTGCTGGCCGCCGCCATGGCCGCCGAAGGCCGCCAGGTTGACGAAATCTGGCAGCGGCTGAACGAGCTGGCCCCGCGCGCCCGCATCTACTTCCTGGTGGACACCCTCGACTATCTGCAACGGGGCGGGCGCATTGGCGGCGCCGCCGCCCTGGTGGGAAGCCTGCTGCAGGTCAAACCGATCTTGGGGCTGAGCGATGGCCGGGTGGTGGTCGTCGAACGGCAGCGCACCCACAGCCGCGCCCTCAACCGCCTGAAAGAACTGGTCATCACCGCAGCGGCAAGGGGCGAGGCCGCCTATCTCTCGGTCATGGACGCCGGCCGGCCGGTGCTGGCCCAGACCCTGGCCGACGAACTCCAGGCCACACTCGACGCCCCCGATGTCTTCAGCGCCGACCTGGTCCCTGCCATCGTCACCCACACCGGGCCGGGCGCGCTGGGCGTGGGCTTCTTCCTCGCCGAGGCCGCATGA
- a CDS encoding hemolysin family protein → MTIAIEIAAIFLLIGINGVLAMSEIAILSARKVRLRQMADQGNRAAQTALDLATEPADFLSTVQVGITLLGILSGVFGGATLVLTLEHRLEQFPALARFSPQIALLIVVSAITYFSLVLGELSPKRYGLTHAERIAVRMAPSMRRLARLASPVVRLLSFSSSLVLRLLRMQPAADAAVTEDEIRAMIEQGTDAGVLEPIEEELVGRVFRLSDQRAQALLTPRTEIDWIDLDEPLAASLQAIAARPHVQYPVARGSLDSVVGVVRAQDLLATALAGQAIDLAAMLQPAIFVPETLPALDLLAQMRDRRSRIALVIDEYGGLEGLVTMTDVLEAIIGEFKALTPSEQEIVRLEDGSYLLDGMVATAELKELLGQRELPMEDERAYSSLGGMIMATMGRIPGIGDAFSWGGFRFEVVDMDGARVDRVRVTPTQAP, encoded by the coding sequence ATGACCATAGCCATCGAGATCGCAGCCATCTTCCTGCTGATCGGGATTAACGGCGTGCTGGCCATGTCCGAGATCGCCATCCTCTCGGCCCGCAAGGTGCGGCTGCGCCAGATGGCCGACCAGGGCAACCGGGCGGCGCAGACCGCGCTCGACCTGGCCACCGAGCCGGCCGACTTCCTCTCCACCGTCCAGGTTGGGATCACACTGCTGGGCATCCTTTCCGGCGTCTTCGGCGGGGCCACGCTGGTGCTGACGCTCGAACACCGCCTGGAGCAGTTCCCCGCCCTGGCCCGTTTCAGCCCCCAGATCGCCCTCCTGATCGTCGTCTCGGCCATCACCTACTTCTCACTGGTGCTGGGCGAACTTTCACCCAAACGCTACGGCCTGACCCACGCCGAACGCATCGCTGTGCGCATGGCCCCCTCCATGCGGCGGCTGGCGCGGCTGGCCTCGCCGGTGGTGCGGCTGCTCAGCTTCTCCAGCAGCCTGGTCTTGCGACTGCTGCGCATGCAACCCGCCGCCGATGCAGCCGTGACCGAAGACGAGATCAGGGCCATGATTGAACAAGGGACGGACGCCGGCGTGCTGGAACCGATCGAGGAGGAACTAGTCGGCCGGGTCTTCCGGCTGAGCGACCAACGCGCTCAGGCTTTGCTCACACCTCGCACCGAAATCGACTGGATCGACCTGGATGAGCCGCTCGCGGCCAGCCTGCAGGCTATCGCCGCCCGCCCTCACGTCCAATACCCCGTCGCCCGCGGCAGCCTGGACAGCGTAGTGGGCGTTGTCCGCGCCCAAGACCTGTTGGCCACAGCCCTCGCCGGTCAGGCCATCGACCTGGCAGCCATGCTCCAGCCGGCCATCTTCGTGCCCGAAACCCTGCCCGCCCTCGACCTGCTGGCGCAGATGCGCGACCGGCGCAGCCGCATCGCCCTGGTCATCGACGAATACGGCGGTCTCGAGGGCCTGGTGACGATGACCGATGTCCTGGAGGCCATCATCGGCGAGTTCAAGGCCCTGACCCCCTCCGAGCAGGAAATCGTGCGGTTGGAGGACGGCTCCTATCTCCTGGATGGCATGGTCGCAACCGCCGAACTGAAAGAACTGTTGGGGCAGCGGGAGTTGCCGATGGAGGACGAGCGCGCCTACAGCAGCCTGGGCGGCATGATCATGGCGACGATGGGGCGTATTCCCGGTATCGGCGACGCCTTCAGCTGGGGCGGATTCCGCTTCGAGGTGGTGGACATGGACGGGGCGCGGGTGGATCGGGTGCGGGTGACGCCGACCCAAGCGCCGTGA